One window of the Podospora pseudopauciseta strain CBS 411.78 chromosome 4, whole genome shotgun sequence genome contains the following:
- a CDS encoding hypothetical protein (COG:F; EggNog:ENOG503NWQQ) → MLKKIIRKSPRKRTRTQSISPTRRWFTRSMADLFVHRPDVVSEASARSMAVRKAQGSGAESCTRLNGVSNGNGTRGEGWMAQYDCVGPLEAAARRRNPEIDSSSPCLTDQLHAFTGRTSEETKKPKPWSLRSSSRNVTLSAPREFFDAADKDIEGTITTYDELRKALKDHEDALSFENTCTINASVLEIKANAKLQALKKDDIERYYTPAPPRQGFQGQEHPRFYGDHFLSNIDLIQQTQLFSLFRAMPKGAHLHIHFNANLLPNFLLDIAKEMTRMYIWCNMPLVNDRGQVDRTALDRCRVQFSIMNEAAVKERGEGNIFDAAYQNRTVMQFSRFREEFRRRYAQEDIDRVDKWLQNKLVFEEEEAHGLLQTAKGAWEKFNARTQMMKGLFNYKSAYARYTRHCLEEFADDNIQYAEIRVNFMSTNQVWEDDGSKKLDNEGITDLIIDQYEKFQRQHQGKVVQGLKIIYCTPRSFDTEQVEESLHECLEFKLKEKYSNYIAGFDLVGEEGKGHPLHYFTKQLLRFQKACRLAGTSIPLLLHCGETLDHGDETDRNLLDALLLGSKRIGHGFALPRHPFIMEQMKQHNICVEVCPISNEILGLTPRISGHSVYNLLANNVHCTVSTDNGTLFRSRLSHDFYQVLAGKADMTLHGLRQLIEWSLEHSCMDAKEREKVHTAWLHMWEKFCLRIVKGEFDQPQQRRDGEATLGVAGNEKKTAVMPGP, encoded by the exons ATGCTGAAAAAAATAATACGCAAGTCCCCGAGGAAACGCACCCGCACTCAGTCAATATCACCCACACGGCGCTGGTTTACAAGATCGATGGCTGACCTGTTCGTCCACAGGCCCGACGTTGTGAGTGAAGCTAGCGCAAGAAGCATGGCTGTAAGAAAGGCTCAAGGCTCTGGCGCTGAGTCCTGTACTCGGCTCAACGGGGTGTCTAATGGTAATGGAACTCGAGGTGAAGGCTGGATGGCTCAGTATGACTGCGTTGGGCCACTGGAGGCTGCTGCAAGAAGACGGAATCCAGAAATCGATTCATCAAGCCCCTGTCTCACAGATCAGCTTCATGCTTTCACTGGACGGACGTCTGAAGAAACaaagaaaccaaaaccaTGGTCGTTACGGAGTTCTTCAAGAAATGTGACGCTCTCAGCTCCGAGAGAATTCTTTGACGCAGCAGATAAGGACATTGAGGGAACTATCACGACGTATGACGAGCTACGGAAGGCACTCAAGGACCACGAAGATGCACTTTCGTTTGAGAATACCTGCACGATCAACGCTTCGGTGCTCGAGATCAAGGCCAACGCTAAGCTTCAGGCTCTCAAAAAGGACGACATCGAACGCTATTACACGCCAGCTCCGCCCAGGCAGGGGTTTCAGGGCCAGGAGCATCCTCGTTTCTACGGAGATCATTTCCTTTCCAACATCGACTTAATTCAACAAACCCAACTTTTCAGTCTCTTCCGCGCCATGCCCAAAGGCGCTCATCTTCATATTCACTTCAACGCTAACCTATTACCAAACTTTTTACTTGATATTGCGAAGGAGATGACCCGCATGTATATTTGGTGCAACATGCCACTGGTGAATGACAGGGGGCAGGTAGACCGGACCGCTTTGGATCGGTGCCGGGTACAGTTCAGTATTATGAACGAAGCGGCAGTGAAGGAGCGAGGCGAGGGCAATATTTTTGATGCCGCTTACCAAAACAGGACTGTGATGCAGTTCTCTAGGTTTCGGGAAGAATTCCGTCGGAGGTACGCCCAGGAGGACATTGACAGAGTTGATAAATGGCTACAAAACAAGCTGGtctttgaagaagaggaggccCACGGTTTGCTTCAAACAGCAAAAGG GGCATGGGAAAAGTTCAACGCGAGAACGCAAATGATGAAGGGCCTCTTCAACTATAAAAGTGCATACGCAAGATATACACGCCATTGCTTAGAGGAGTTCGCCGATGACAACATCCAGTACGCCGAGATCCGTGTGAATTTCATGTCGACAAACCAAGTATGGGAAGATGACGGGTCCAAAAAACTTGACAACGAAGGAATCACAGATCTGATTATCGATCAATACGAGAAATTCCAACGCCAGCATCAAGGAAAAGTGGTTCAGGGGCTCAAGATCATCTATTGCACGCCACGGTCATTCGACACCGAGCAGGTGGAAGAGTCGCTTCACGAGTGTCTCGAGTTCAAGCTCAAAGAGAAGTACTCAAACTACATTGCCGGTTTTGACTTGGTTGGCGAAGAAGGCAAAGGTCACCCCTTACATTATTTCACAAAGCAGCTGCTTCGATTCCAGAAGGCCTGTCGGCTAGCAGGAACCTCCATACCGCTTTTGTTGCACTGCGGTGAGACTCTGGATCATGGCGATGAGACGGACAGAAACCTGCTCGATGCTCTCCTGCTCGGCTCCAAGCGGATCGGCCACGGGTTTGCCCTGCCGCGGCATCCTTTTATTATGGAGCAGATGAAACAGCACAACATCTGTGTGGAAGTGTGCCCAATATCGAACGAGATACTGGGACTCACGCCGAGAATAAGCGGGCACTCTGTGTACAACCTGCTGGCTAATAATGTCCACTGCACTGTGAGCACCGACAACGGGACACTATTTAG ATCGCGATTATCACACGACTTTTACCAAGTACTGGCAGGAAAGGCAGACATGACGCTCCATGGACTTCGGCAGCTGATTGAGTGGAGTCTTGAGCACTCGTGCATGGATGCaaaggagagggaaaaggtgCATACCGCTTGGCTCCACATGTGGGAGAAGTTTTGTCTGAGGATTGTCAAGGGTGAATTTGACCAACCGCAACAGCGAAGAGACGGCGAGGCTACCTTGGGGGTGGCTGGAAACGAGAAAAAGACAGCTGTTATGCCCGGCCCATGA
- a CDS encoding hypothetical protein (EggNog:ENOG503P0QF) produces the protein MTSLPLPLDEDAPTGALAWFPYGRQDLPGWRFDVITLLAIIGESSVAEHAQTLTASRLCLLPRIIPAPQALLKPVRPQRLPEANAKMTGVHSGVVLDTVGFFANILQPLDEMKPFSFKVLEIKHTKEALEAIKAGKTREEKGRLTTSTKGSNWWRRGWRGQQKPTALHIKPTTDTTTVLTPSQPSFFGPTNANPTEKPPTRKPTVRFATAAADDDLERGGSSTTTLTTSDNNHPHLPHHRTSTIRPSVPATLCSPVHLLSIFSFALTLVIIILSALWEDGTAILAIVLMSLASSVVCYASLWKPVLMNRTTSGKVPEGDVVIRTREGAFLLIKCTEEVARELYSGTEECKYVVESDLYRLYMGLGMVLLMVSVVLLGNCGWNSQVLIGGGYICLNGLYWMMGLVEEKRFWDVDRRYTVRDVTKEDSKGAHAFPEGKDKWEKDRLEDDEIPSFTRTMWYAIRETKGQVAWVKRSGAMPKTKQWKRWLEEAQKMAEKGERGWKAVRRKGEIMREEGAEDDAEQMAPAQEVQRRGTVRGE, from the exons ATGACCAGCCTTCCGCTGCCTCTGGATGAGGATGCTCCCACGGGAGCGCTTGCTTG GTTCCCATACGGCCGTCAGGATCTTCCAGGTTGGCGCTTCGAcgtcatcaccctcctcgccatcatcggcgAGTCCAGCGTCGCTGAACACGCCCAAACCCTCACAGCATCCCGtctctgcctcctcccacgTATCATCCCCGCCCCTCAAGCCCTCCTCAAACCAGTGCGGCCTCAACGACTCCCAGAAGCCAACGCCAAAATGACAGGCGTACACAGCGGGGTGGTACTCGACACGGTAGGTTTCTTCGCAAACATCCTACAACCCCTCGACGAGATGAagcccttctccttcaaagTCCTCGAGATCAAGCACACGAAGGAAGCTTTGGAAGCCATCAAAGCGGGCAAAACaagagaggaaaaggggagacTTACCACCTCCACTAAGGGCAGCAACTGGTGGAGAAGAGGCTGGAGAGGGCAGCAAAAACCAACAGCACTGCATATCAAACCTACCACTGATACCACCACAgtcctcaccccctcccaaccaagCTTCTTCGGCCCAACCAACGCCAACCCAACCGAAAAACCACCCACCCGTAAACCCACTGTTCGGTTCGCCACAGCAGCGGCAGACGATGACCTCGAACGAGGcggctcctccaccaccacgctCACAACCTCTGATAATaaccacccccacctcccccaccaccgaacATCAACCATCAGACCCTCCGTCCCGGCAACGTTATGCTCCCCCGTGCACCTACTTTCGATTTTTTCATTTGCCCTCACACTGGTaatcatcatcctctccgccctctgGGAAGACGGCACGGCCATTCTGGCCATAGTATTGATGTCGCTGGCCTCGTCGGTGGTTTGCTACGCCTCGCTGTGGAAGCCCGTTCTCATGAACAGGACCACTTCGGGAAAAGTGCCCGAGGGGGATGTCGTGATCaggacgagggagggggcgtTTCTGCTGATTAAATGCACCGAGGAGGTGGCGCGGGAGCTGTATTCCGGGACGGAGGAGTGCAAGTATGTGGTGGAGAGCGATCTGTACAGGCTGTacatggggttggggatggtgctgctgatggtgagcgtggtgttgctggggaACTGCGGGTGGAACAGTCAGGTGCTGATTGGGGGGGGTTATATCTGTTTGAACGGGCTGTattggatgatggggttggtggaggagaagaggtttTGGGATGTGGATAGGAGGTATACCGTTCGGGATGTGACCAAGGAGGATTCAAAGGGCGCGCATGCTTTTCCGGAGGGGAAGGATAAGTGGGAGAAGGATCggttggaggatgatgagattcCTAGTTTTACGAGGACGATGTGGTATGCGATCAGGGAGACGAAGGGGCAGGTGGCGTGGGTGAAGAGGAGCGGGGCGATGCCGAAGACGAAGCagtggaagaggtggttggaGGAAGCGCAGAAGATGGCtgagaagggagagagagggtggaaggcggtgaggaggaagggggagattatgagggaggagggggccgaAGATGATGCGGAACAGATGGCGCCTGCGCAGGAGGtgcagaggagggggactGTGAGGGGGGAGTGA